The Vicia villosa cultivar HV-30 ecotype Madison, WI linkage group LG1, Vvil1.0, whole genome shotgun sequence genome includes a region encoding these proteins:
- the LOC131643606 gene encoding uncharacterized protein LOC131643606 translates to MTERASSSRGTKAMRYMKAPFKMLIKVKDMYIRGMIRCSTGMAGMETTMGYPTQLNFPTPESFNVYSRKSTTDDDDFKELVKSASLKIRQGGNGVDVGVKAMNVPPRRSRSVGMPTIKEEGEYDEEFESGDDDADIIMKVNPILSQSRTCVVRNGPSMF, encoded by the coding sequence ATGACAGAGAGAGCGAGCAGCAGTAGAGGAACCAAGGCAATGAGGTACATGAAGGCACCTTTCAAGATGTTGATAAAGGTAAAGGACATGTACATCCGCGGCATGATCCGATGTTCTACTGGCATGGCCGGTATGGAGACAACAATGGGATATCCTACGCAGCTTAACTTCCCTACTCCTGAGAGTTTCAACGTATACTCTAGAAAATCTACCACAGACGATGATGATTTCAAGGAGCTCGTAAAGTCTGCGTCGCTGAAGATCAGACAAGGTGGGAATGGCGTTGATGTTGGAGTGAAAGCAATGAATGTGCCGCCGCGGAGGAGTCGTAGTGTTGGAATGCCAACGATTAAAGAAGAGGGTGAATATGATGAGGAGTTTGAGTCTGGAGATGATGATGCAGATATCATTATGAAGGTTAATCCCATTCTTTCACAAAgtagaacttgtgtcgttcgtaaCGGACCAAGTATGTTTTAA
- the LOC131643588 gene encoding uncharacterized protein LOC131643588, producing the protein MANNVTATKEATKRTFTCSFFREDMTHLIQLSTLVTGHNLDEFRKTYGHILHMLTSRVDGWALYTLLQFYDPELRCFTFLDYQLAPTLEEYADILKIKPNGGTHGFHVKFLIKKADTLAVEKKWKEFNALLAVMIYGLVLFPNIPNFVDLTAVCLFMDQNPVPTLLADTYYTIHSRYGKKGSVGSCLPLLYEWFTSHLPKSGPFVTTKDSQKWPQRIMGLTGNDIVWCPTGMDVEEVITSCGTFDNVPLIGTKGTDPKGLEKVRSAWNSIHTDGQTSLGEKNAVAKQAYTDWVEDRVKDRLLPFPKVNPLYKQPPKVPIAIMPAENCIPVNMESTQLHEKKSDARPKHHLVDQIGVELTHEAKVLKEGSLRVQKRARTEKGERDTTVVVEDHQEIIKRAVKEAEERLKREYREDLKAYKLKLEREARAEVRSLKKKLEEETTQRMAFGFLFGIYSSKQVT; encoded by the exons atggctaacaacgtgaccgctacAAAAGAGGCTACCAAGCGTACATTCACCTGCAGTTTCTTCCGTGAGGATATGACACATCTGATTCAGTTGAGCACTTTAGTTACTGGGCATAACTTGGATGAGTTCAGGAAGACATATGGCCATATCTTACACATGTTAACTTCTCGGGTTGATGGATGGGCTCTATACACACTTCTTCAGTTCTACGATCCTGAGttacgatgtttcacctttcttGATTACCAACTGGCACCAACCCTTGAAGAATATGCTGACATCCTCAAGATTAAG cctaatggtggaaccCACGGATTCCATGTGAAATTTCTGATAAAGAAGGCCGACACCCTTGCTgttgagaagaaatggaaagaattcaaCGCTCTCCTAGCCGttatgatctatggtttggtgttgttcccgaATATTCCAAATTTCGTCGATCTAACTGCTGTTTGTCTCTTCATGGATCAAAATCCTGTGCCCACTCTTTTAGCAGATACTTATTATACCATCCACTCCAGGTATGGGAAGAAAGGATCAGTTGGGAGTTGTTTACCGTTGCTATATGAGTGGTTCACTTCACATTTACCCAAAAGCGGGCCGTTTGTTACAACAAAAGACTCACaaaaatggcctcaaaggatcatggggctcaCTGGAAACGACATTGTCTGGTGTCCTACCGGAATGGACGTTGAGGAAGTTATAACTAGTTGTGGTACTTTTGACAATgttcccctcataggaacgaaag GAACCGATCCAAAGGGTCTAGAAAAGGTGAGGAGTGCCTGGAATAGCATCCATACAGATGGTCAGACTTCTCTAGGTGAAAAAAACGCCGTTGCCAAACAAGCCTACACGGATTGGGTTGAGGATAGAGTTAAAGATCgtctgttgcctttcccgaaggttaatcCATTGTACAAGCAACCACCTAAGGTTCCAATTGCCATTATGCCTGCTGAGAATTGCATCCCGGTAAATATGGAAAGCACCCAATTGCACGAAAAGAAGTCAGATGCGCGACCAAAACATCATCTTGTGGACCAAATAGGGGTTGAGTTGACACATGAAGCCAAGGTGCTGAAAGAAGGATCTTTgagagttcaaaagagggctagaacGGAAAAAGGTGAAAGGGATACTACTGTTGTTGTTGAAGATCACCAGGAGATCATAAAAAGGGCCgtaaaagaggcagaagagagACTCAAACGAGAGTACAGAGAAGACTTGAAAGCTTATAAACTCAAATTAGAAAGGGAGGCCAGAGCTGAAGTGAGGAGTCTGaagaagaaactggaagaagagaccaccCAAAGGATGGCG